The genomic segment CCGACTACATCCACGTCGACGCGGCGACCATCTACCTGGTCACCGACCCGGCCCGCTTCGACGTGATCGTCACCGACAACCTCTTCGGCGACATCATCACCGACCTCGCCGCGGCCGTCTCCGGCGGCATCGGCGTCGCGGCCTCCGGCAACATCAACCCGGCCGGTGAGTTCCCGTCCATGTTCGAGCCCGTGCACGGCTCGGCCCCGGACATCGCCGGCCAGGGCAAGGCCGACCCCTCCGCCACCGTCCTGTCCGTCGCCCTGCTCCTGCGCCACCTCGGCTACGAGGCCGAGGCCGCGGCGATCGAGGAGGCCGTCTCCGCCGACCTCGCGGAGCGTGTCGGCAAGCCCGCCCGTTCGACGGCCGAGATCGGCGACGCCCTCGCCGTACGAGTAGCCGGCTGACCCGCCGCGCTCACCGAACTCTTTCGAAGCCGCCGGGTCGCACCAGCACCCGGCGGCTTCCGCATGTTCCCGCCGGGTGTCACCATCATCCCTGGGCCGCGCATCGCACCGTTTTCGTCCACGGTCATCCACGTTTCGTGCACGCCCCTCCCCGGGCGATAATCGAACGAGGTGCCGCGGGATGAGGGAATGCTCGGACGTCCTAACACTGGCCACTGGCAGTGTGCGGATGTGAGCGCGGCCCGTCACACACAACCGGTGAAGGACAACCATTCATGACGACGCCCACGATCGAGCTGAAGCCGTCCGCCCACCCGCTCTCCGCCACGGAGCGCGAGGCGGTCCTGGCCGACCCCGGCTTCGGCCGCCACTTCACCGACCACATGGTGACGATCAAGTGGACCGAGGGCCGCGGCTGGCACGACGGTCAGCTCGTGCCGTACGGCCCGCTCTCCCTCGACCCCGCGAACATGACCCTGCACTACGCGCAGGAGATCTTCGAGGGACTGAAGGCGTACCGGCGGCCCGACGGCTCCGTCGCCACCTTCCGCCCGGAGATGAACGCCCAGCGCTTCCAGCGGTCCGCCAGGCGCCTCGCGATGCCCGAGCTGCCGGTGGAGACCTTCATCGAGGCGTGCGACGTCCTGGTCCAGCAGGACAAGGCGTGGGTGCCCGCGCACGGCGGCGAGGAGTCCCTCTACCTCCGCCCGTTCATGATCGCCACCGAGGTCGGCCTGGGCGTCAAGCCGGCCAACGAGTACCTCTTCCTGGTCATCGCCTCCCCGGCCGGCGCGTACTTCCCGGGCGGCGTCAAGCCCGTCTCCATCTGGGTCTCCGAGGACCACGTCCGTGCCGTCCCCGGCGGCATGGGCGACGCCAAGACCGGCGGCAACTACGCGGCCTCCCTGCTCGCCCAGGCCGAGGCGGCGGCCGAGGGCTGCGCCCAGGTCTGCTACCTCGACGCGGTCGAGCGCACGTGGGTCGAGGAACTCGGCGGCATGAACCTGTACTTCGTGTACGGCGACCGCATCGTCACCCCCACCCTCACCGGCTCGATCCTGGAGGGCGTCACCCGTGACTCCCTGCTGACGGTCGCCGCCGACCTCGGCTACAAGGCCGAGGAGGGCCGTATCTCCATCGACCAGTGGCAGGCCGACTCCGAGAGCGGCGCCCTCACCGAGGTCTTCGCCTGCGGCACCGCCGCCGTCATCACCCCCGTCGGCACGGTCAAGCGCACCGGCGCCGCCTGGCAGCAGTCCGGCGGTGAGCCCGGCCCCGTCACCCTCAAGCTCCGCGAGGCCCTGCTGAACATCCAGCGCGGCACGGTGGAGGACAAGCACGGGTGGATGCACGAACTGGGCTGAGCGCCTGAACCCCTGAGGCCCGCCCCGGACCTGGCCGTCCGAGGCGGGCTTCGGCTTTCGACGCCGGTCCCTCACCGAGTCCCGGGAC from the Streptomyces sp. NBC_00310 genome contains:
- a CDS encoding branched-chain amino acid aminotransferase; this encodes MTTPTIELKPSAHPLSATEREAVLADPGFGRHFTDHMVTIKWTEGRGWHDGQLVPYGPLSLDPANMTLHYAQEIFEGLKAYRRPDGSVATFRPEMNAQRFQRSARRLAMPELPVETFIEACDVLVQQDKAWVPAHGGEESLYLRPFMIATEVGLGVKPANEYLFLVIASPAGAYFPGGVKPVSIWVSEDHVRAVPGGMGDAKTGGNYAASLLAQAEAAAEGCAQVCYLDAVERTWVEELGGMNLYFVYGDRIVTPTLTGSILEGVTRDSLLTVAADLGYKAEEGRISIDQWQADSESGALTEVFACGTAAVITPVGTVKRTGAAWQQSGGEPGPVTLKLREALLNIQRGTVEDKHGWMHELG